One segment of Triticum aestivum cultivar Chinese Spring chromosome 2A, IWGSC CS RefSeq v2.1, whole genome shotgun sequence DNA contains the following:
- the LOC123188230 gene encoding protein DETOXIFICATION 12, which translates to MSPRTPVLFPFHFHTTSLRVVRGRASMDSSSEAPLLLSRGSEHKEVPDEAGGKRPWWREAAEESGRLAALAAPMIAVALLQLLMQLISTVMVGHLGEVALAGAAIANSLTNVSGFSVLIGLACALETICGQAYGAEQYHKLSLYTYRSIIVLLIVSVPIAIVWVFIPEVLPLIGQQPEIANEAGKYALWLIPGLFAFSVAQCFSKFLQCQSLIFPMVLSSMITLAVFIPLCWFLVYKVGMGNAGAALSVSICDWVEVIVLGLYIKFSPSCEKTRAPLTWEAFKGIGSFMRLAVPSALMICLEWWSYELLVLLSGILPNPALETSVLSICISTVVLLYNLPYGIGTAASVRVSNELGAGNPEGARLVVGVALSIVVCSAVLVSTTLLALRHFIGIAFSNEEEVVDYVTRMVPVLSISVITDSFQGVLSGVSRGCGWQHLGAYVNLGAFYLVGIPVALFFGFTMQLRGMGFWIGMIAGGATQVTLLSVITATTKWDKMADKAKERVFEDRLPTQ; encoded by the exons ATGAGTCCTCGAACCCCGGTCCTCTTCCCATTCCATTTCCACACCACCTCCCTTCGCGTGGTCCGGGGGCGGGCATCCATGGACTCTTCCTCCGAGGCGCCGCTGCTGCTCAGCAGGGGGAGCGAGCACAAGGAGGTGCCCGATGAGGCGGGAGGCAAGCGGCCGTGGTGGAGGGAAGCGGCGGAGGAGTCCGGCCGGCTGGCCGCGCTGGCTGCGCCGATGATCGCGGTGGCGCTGCTGCAGCTGTTGATGCAGCTCATCTCCACCGTCATGGTGGGGCACCTCGGCGAGGTCGCGCTCGCTGGTGCCGCCATCGCTAACTCCCTCACCAACGTCTCCGGCTTCAGCGTCCTC ATAGGACTGGCATGCGCATTGGAAACTATTTGTGGGCAGGCCTATGGAGCAGAACAGTATCATAAGTTATCCTTATATACCTACAGGTCCATCATTGTACTTCTTATTGTGAGTGTGCCCATCGCCATTGTATGGGTTTTCATTCCGGAAGTACTTCCTCTCATAGGTCAGCAACCAGAAATTGCAAATGAGGCTGGGAAATATGCATTGTGGCTTATCCCTGGTTTATTTGCCTTCAGTGTTGCTCAATGCTTTTCAAAGTTTCTGCAGTGTCAGAGCCTCATTTTTCCTATGGTTCTTAGCTCCATGATCACACTCGCTGTATTTATTCCTCTGTGTTGGTTCCTGGTTTATAAAGTTGGTATGGGTAATGCTGGAGCTGCTTTATCCGTCAGCATCTGCGATTGGGTTGAAGTGATTGTTCTTGGTCTTTACATCAAGTTCTCACCTTCTTGTGAGAAAACACGTGCTCCACTCACGTGGGAAGCTTTTAAAGGAATTGGCAGTTTCATGCGTTTGGCTGTACCATCGGCTCTTATGATTTG CCTTGAATGGTGGTCTTACGAGCTGCTTGTTCTGCTTTCTGGGATCTTACCAAATCCAGCACTTGAAACTTCTGTGCTTTCTATATG CATATCTACAGTGGTGCTGTTGTACAATCTTCCTTACGGTATTGGAACAGCTGCAAG TGTGCGTGTCTCAAATGAACTAGGTGCTGGCAACCCAGAAGGTGCTCGCTTGGTGGTAGGTGTTGCTTTGTCGATTGTAGTTTGTTCAGCAGTCCTGGTGAGCACAACTCTTCTAGCCCTGCGCCACTTCATTGGAATTGCATTCAGCAACGAGGAGGAGGTTGTAGATTATGTCACCAGAATGGTACCCGTACTTTCCATTTCAGTCATTACAGACAGCTTCCAAGGAGTCCTTTCAG GTGTTTCTCGGGGCTGTGGATGGCAGCATTTAGGCGCGTATGTCAACCTGGGTGCATTCTATCTTGTTGGGATCCCCGTTGCACTCTTTTTTGGTTTTACAATGCAACTAAGAGGAATGGGATTTTGGATTGGCATGATAGCTGGTGGAGCCACACAGGTCACTCTCCTATCTGTGATAACTGCCACTACAAAATGGGACAAGATG GCTGACAAGGCTAAGGAGAGAGTATTTGAAGACAGGCTTCCAACACAATAA